In Cyclopterus lumpus isolate fCycLum1 chromosome 9, fCycLum1.pri, whole genome shotgun sequence, a single genomic region encodes these proteins:
- the LOC117735801 gene encoding fructose-1,6-bisphosphatase 1-like: MSDQGAFDTNVVTMTRFVMEEGRKARGTGELTTLLNSLCTAVKAISSAVRKAGIAHLYGIAGSTNVTGDQVKKLDILSNDLIINMIKSSFTSCVLVSEENEKAIVIEPETRGKYIVCFDPLDGSSNIDCLVSIGTIFAIYKKDTDDEPCEQDALKPGRSLVAAGYALYGSATMMVISTGQGVNGFMLDPAIGEFILVDRDVRIKKRGKIYSLNEGYAMHFDPAVTEYLQKKKFPQDGTEPYAARYIGSMVADVHRTLMYGGIFLYPGNVKSPQGKLRLLYEGNPMAFIMEQAGGMASTGLEPLLDIRPDSIHQRAPVAMGSTEDVLEYVAICQKHAGK; the protein is encoded by the exons atGTCCGACCAAGGAGCCTTCGACACCAACGTGGTCACCATGACCCGGTTCGTCATGGAGGAGGGCCGGAAGGCGAGGGGCACCGGGGAGCTCACGACGCTGCTCAACTCGCTGTGCACGGCGGTGAAGGCCATCTCCAGCGCCGTGCGCAAAGCCGGGATCGCGCACCT tTACGGCATCGCCGGCAGCACCAACGTGACGGGCGACCAGGTGAAGAAGCTGGACATCCTGTCCAACGACCTGATCATCAACATGATCAAGTCGTCGTTCACCTCCTGCGTTCTGGTGTCCGAGGAGAACGAGAAGGCCATCGTCATCGAGCCGGAAACCAGG ggCAAATACATCGTGTGCTTTGACCCCCTGGACGGCTCCTCCAACATCGACTGTCTCGTCTCCATCGGAACCATCTTCGCCATCTACAAGAAG GACACGGACGACGAGCCGTGCGAGCAGGACGCCCTGAAGCCCGGCCGCTCCCTCGTGGCGGCCGGCTACGCCCTCTACGGCAGCGCCACCATGATGGTGATCTCCACCGGTCAGGGAGTCAACGGCTTCATGCTCGACCCG GCGATCGGCGAGTTCATCCTGGTGGATCGGGACGTGAGGATCAAGAAGCGGGGCAAGATCTACAGCTTGAACGAAGGTTACGCCATGCACTTTGACCCCGCCGTCACGGAGtacctgcagaagaagaagttccCTCAG GACGGCACGGAGCCGTACGCCGCCCGCTACATCGGCTCCATGGTGGCAGACGTCCACCGAACGCTGATGTACGGGGGCATCTTTTTATACCCGGGAAATGTGAAGAGCCCCCAAGGAAAG CTGCGGCTGCTGTACGAAGGCAACCCCATGGCCTTCATCATGGAGCAGGCGGGCGGCATGGCCTCCACCGGCCTGGAGCCCCTTCTGGACATCCGGCCCGACAGCATCCACCAGCGGGCTCCCGTGGCCATGGGCTCCACCGAGGACGTCCTGGAGTACGTCGCCATCTGCCAGAAACACGCCGGGAAGTGA